The following are from one region of the Pseudomonas putida genome:
- a CDS encoding nitrite/sulfite reductase, whose protein sequence is MYVYDEYDQRIIEDRVKQFRDQTRRYLAGELSEEEFRPLRLQNGLYIQRFAPMLRVAVPYGQLNATQVRTLAKIARDYDKGYAHISTRQNVQFNWPALEDIPDILAELATVQMHAIQTSGNCLRNTTTDQFAGVAADEIVDPRPWCEIVRQWTTFHPEFAYLPRKFKIAINGSQEDRAAIEVHDIGLEPVRNAAGELGFRVLVGGGLGRTPVVGSFINEFLPWQDLISYLDAILRVYNRYGRRDNKYKARIKILVKALTPEVFAEKVEAEMVHLRGGSTTLTEAEVQRVSRHFVDPAYLPLDNVDYAAQDAEYPGFARWRSRNTRAHKRPGYVAVTLSLKPTGVAPGDLTDKQLDAVADLAERYSFGFLRTSHEQNIILADVEQRQLHALWLELRESGFATPNIGLLTDIICCPGGDYCSLANAKSIPIAESIQRRFDDLDYLFDIGEIDLNISGCMNACGHHHVGHIGILGVDKKGEEFYQVSLGGNAARGASLGKILGPSFAQDDMADVIEKLIAVYVEQRTEEERFIDTYQRIGIDPFKERVYAANH, encoded by the coding sequence ATGTACGTATACGACGAGTACGATCAGCGGATCATCGAGGACCGCGTCAAGCAGTTCCGTGATCAGACCCGCCGGTATCTGGCCGGTGAGCTGAGCGAAGAAGAATTCCGCCCTCTGCGCCTGCAGAACGGCCTTTATATCCAACGTTTCGCACCGATGCTGCGTGTCGCCGTGCCGTACGGCCAGCTTAACGCCACCCAGGTCCGCACCCTGGCCAAGATCGCCCGCGACTACGACAAGGGCTACGCCCACATCTCCACCCGCCAGAACGTGCAATTCAACTGGCCGGCACTGGAAGACATCCCGGACATTCTCGCCGAACTGGCCACCGTGCAGATGCATGCGATCCAGACCAGCGGCAACTGCCTGCGCAACACCACCACCGACCAGTTCGCCGGTGTGGCCGCAGACGAAATCGTCGACCCGCGCCCGTGGTGCGAAATCGTCCGTCAGTGGACCACCTTCCACCCGGAATTCGCCTACCTGCCGCGCAAGTTCAAGATCGCCATCAACGGCTCGCAGGAAGACCGCGCCGCCATCGAAGTGCACGACATCGGCCTGGAGCCAGTGCGCAATGCCGCTGGCGAACTGGGCTTCCGTGTACTGGTCGGTGGCGGCCTGGGCCGTACCCCGGTGGTGGGCTCGTTCATCAACGAGTTCCTGCCATGGCAGGACCTGATCAGCTACCTCGACGCCATCCTGCGCGTGTACAACCGTTACGGTCGCCGTGACAACAAGTACAAGGCGCGGATCAAGATCCTGGTCAAGGCCCTTACCCCGGAAGTGTTCGCCGAGAAGGTCGAGGCCGAAATGGTCCACCTGCGTGGCGGCAGCACCACCCTGACCGAAGCCGAAGTGCAGCGTGTATCGCGCCACTTCGTCGACCCGGCCTACCTGCCCCTGGACAACGTCGACTACGCCGCCCAGGACGCCGAGTACCCAGGTTTCGCCCGCTGGCGCTCGCGCAACACTCGCGCCCACAAGCGCCCTGGCTACGTGGCCGTGACCCTGTCGCTGAAGCCCACCGGCGTTGCCCCGGGCGACCTCACCGACAAGCAGCTGGACGCCGTGGCCGACCTGGCCGAACGCTACAGCTTCGGCTTCCTGCGTACCTCACACGAGCAGAACATCATCCTCGCCGACGTCGAGCAGCGCCAGCTGCACGCGCTGTGGCTGGAATTGCGCGAAAGCGGCTTCGCCACCCCGAACATCGGCCTGTTGACCGACATCATCTGCTGCCCGGGTGGTGATTACTGCTCGCTGGCCAACGCCAAGTCGATCCCGATCGCCGAATCCATCCAGCGCCGCTTCGACGACCTGGATTACCTGTTCGACATCGGCGAAATCGACCTGAACATCTCCGGCTGCATGAACGCCTGCGGCCACCACCACGTGGGCCACATCGGTATCCTCGGCGTGGACAAGAAGGGCGAAGAGTTCTACCAGGTGTCGCTGGGCGGCAATGCCGCGCGTGGCGCGAGCCTGGGCAAGATCCTTGGCCCGTCCTTCGCCCAGGACGACATGGCCGATGTGATCGAGAAGCTGATCGCCGTGTACGTTGAGCAACGTACCGAGGAAGAGCGTTTCATCGACACCTACCAGCGTATCGGCATCGACCCCTTCAAGGAACGCGTCTATGCAGCGAATCATTAA
- a CDS encoding ABC transporter substrate-binding protein, whose protein sequence is MLKALCHSLCLALPLAASAQPASVVFINPGLSTETFWTSYTRFMQAAADELGMSLRVEYSERRADLALTHARSILSGPQRPDYLVLVNEQYVAPEIIRLSRGSGVKLFLVNNGLTASQARSIEAQPDKYAELLGTLTANDEQAGFQMLHQMVAQLPRDSGPVDLVAFAGVKTTPASQLREAGMRRALADFPQVRLRQMVYGGWSRQRAYEQAQQLLERYPATRLVWSANDEMAFGAMQAFEEAGRKPGRDVLFSAINSSPDALRARIEGRLSVLMGGHFTLGGWAMVMLHDDALGLAVNRDGLREHRMPVLQLIDQDRAKRWLKLLERADYGVDFQQYSAEGRPPGYQYPFLTSPINY, encoded by the coding sequence ATGCTCAAGGCGTTGTGCCATAGCTTGTGTCTTGCCTTGCCACTGGCGGCAAGCGCGCAGCCGGCTTCGGTGGTTTTCATCAATCCGGGGCTGTCCACCGAGACGTTCTGGACCAGTTACACCCGCTTCATGCAGGCCGCCGCGGACGAGCTGGGCATGAGCCTGCGCGTGGAATACAGCGAGCGCCGCGCCGACCTGGCACTGACCCACGCCAGGTCGATCCTGAGCGGGCCGCAGCGGCCGGATTACCTGGTGCTGGTCAACGAGCAATACGTGGCACCGGAGATCATCCGCCTGTCGCGTGGCAGCGGGGTCAAGCTGTTTCTGGTCAACAACGGCCTTACTGCCAGCCAGGCCCGCAGCATCGAGGCCCAGCCCGACAAGTATGCCGAGCTGTTGGGCACCTTGACGGCCAACGACGAGCAGGCGGGTTTCCAGATGCTGCACCAGATGGTCGCGCAGTTGCCCCGCGACAGCGGGCCGGTGGACCTGGTGGCCTTCGCCGGGGTCAAGACCACGCCGGCCTCGCAGCTGCGCGAGGCAGGCATGCGCCGCGCCCTGGCCGATTTCCCCCAGGTGCGTCTGCGTCAAATGGTGTATGGCGGCTGGAGCCGCCAGCGCGCCTATGAGCAGGCGCAGCAGCTGCTGGAGCGCTACCCGGCCACTCGCCTGGTGTGGTCGGCCAATGACGAGATGGCCTTTGGTGCCATGCAGGCGTTCGAGGAGGCCGGGCGCAAGCCGGGGCGTGATGTGCTGTTCAGCGCCATCAACAGCTCGCCGGATGCCCTGCGGGCACGTATCGAGGGGCGCCTGAGCGTGCTGATGGGCGGGCATTTCACGCTTGGCGGTTGGGCCATGGTGATGCTGCACGATGACGCCCTGGGGCTGGCGGTGAACCGCGACGGCCTGCGCGAGCATCGCATGCCGGTGTTGCAGCTGATCGACCAGGACAGGGCAAAGCGTTGGCTGAAACTGCTGGAGCGGGCCGACTATGGCGTCGATTTCCAGCAGTACAGCGCTGAAGGGCGGCCGCCTGGCTATCAGTACCCCTTTCTGACGTCACCGATCAATTATTGA
- a CDS encoding DUF2970 domain-containing protein encodes MDDSSQGKPPTFWQMLHSILAAAFGVQSGKNRARDFTHGKASHFIALGTLFTLVFIAVLIGLVQLALHLAR; translated from the coding sequence ATGGACGATTCCAGCCAGGGCAAGCCCCCTACCTTCTGGCAGATGCTGCACAGCATCCTCGCTGCCGCCTTCGGCGTTCAAAGCGGCAAGAACCGCGCCCGCGACTTCACCCACGGCAAGGCCAGCCATTTCATTGCGCTGGGGACGCTGTTCACCCTGGTGTTCATTGCCGTGCTGATCGGCCTGGTGCAGTTGGCCCTGCACCTTGCCCGCTAG